The Bacteroidota bacterium genome has a segment encoding these proteins:
- a CDS encoding T9SS type A sorting domain-containing protein: protein MRALLLALALALPAAAQDSPRLLLAQQPNFPLTYPEHLADNLDYLDALPFDGITVTVFASWQLMKPGWTFTAEEIAGSLSPIAGQFERLDYNFLLVTINDPGDVFDDAAWAPVLANWGALAEAARDAGFAGLFFDVEEYGTTWLNYPEDYDSPVQSLAAYRKQTRLRGQQMMEAVAAAWPEAEVLFTFGPWLSEPATPGYVRLLQVADAEEYELLGPLFVGFLEGAGPGNRIIDGGECYQYRTAEDFGRAYAWREVGIASKNTDSAFIPEALRPGWGDRVSSGFGVYNIDWKAAEGYPMNPEVMETTLRNALRRADDLVWYYNEEFADGTGNWHVPGSMPQAWTDAVVAAQQSPVGVPLGPAAVGEQIAGPFPNPTRGQATVRLRLDRAAPVRIASRDLLGRQVALVHAGPLTPGLHRFEMSTKEIPAGTYLVRLQIGDRTETRRLTVLR, encoded by the coding sequence ATGCGCGCTCTGCTCCTCGCCCTCGCTCTTGCCCTGCCTGCTGCTGCGCAGGACAGCCCGCGCCTGCTGCTGGCCCAGCAGCCCAACTTCCCGCTGACCTACCCCGAGCACCTCGCGGACAACCTCGACTACCTCGATGCGCTCCCGTTCGACGGGATCACCGTGACGGTCTTCGCCTCGTGGCAACTGATGAAGCCGGGATGGACGTTCACCGCTGAGGAGATCGCAGGGAGCCTCTCGCCCATCGCCGGGCAGTTCGAGCGGCTCGACTACAACTTCCTCCTCGTCACCATCAACGACCCCGGCGACGTGTTCGACGACGCCGCGTGGGCGCCCGTGCTGGCCAACTGGGGGGCGCTCGCCGAGGCCGCCCGCGACGCGGGCTTTGCCGGGCTGTTCTTCGATGTGGAGGAGTACGGGACGACCTGGCTGAACTACCCCGAGGACTACGACAGCCCGGTGCAGAGCCTGGCGGCCTACCGCAAGCAGACGCGGCTGCGCGGGCAGCAGATGATGGAGGCCGTCGCCGCCGCATGGCCGGAGGCCGAGGTGCTGTTCACGTTCGGCCCCTGGCTCTCGGAGCCGGCGACGCCGGGCTACGTCCGCCTCCTCCAGGTCGCGGACGCCGAGGAGTACGAACTGCTCGGCCCGCTTTTCGTCGGCTTCCTCGAAGGGGCCGGCCCCGGCAACCGCATCATCGACGGTGGGGAGTGCTACCAGTACCGCACCGCCGAGGACTTCGGACGCGCCTACGCCTGGCGCGAAGTCGGGATCGCCTCGAAGAATACGGACAGCGCCTTCATCCCCGAGGCCCTCCGCCCAGGCTGGGGCGACCGCGTCTCGAGCGGCTTCGGGGTCTACAACATCGACTGGAAGGCTGCCGAGGGCTACCCGATGAACCCGGAGGTCATGGAGACGACCCTCCGCAACGCCCTCCGCCGCGCGGACGACCTGGTGTGGTATTACAACGAGGAGTTCGCCGACGGCACCGGCAACTGGCATGTGCCGGGTTCGATGCCGCAGGCGTGGACCGACGCGGTTGTGGCGGCGCAGCAGAGCCCGGTCGGAGTGCCTCTTGGGCCGGCGGCAGTCGGGGAGCAGATTGCAGGGCCGTTCCCGAACCCGACGCGCGGGCAGGCCACCGTGCGGCTTCGGCTAGACCGTGCTGCGCCGGTCCGCATCGCAAGCCGCGACCTGCTTGGACGCCAGGTCGCCCTCGTCCACGCCGGCCCGCTCACGCCCGGCCTCCACCGGTTCGAGATGTCTACCAAAGAGATCCCAGCCGGCACCTACCTCGTCCGCTTGCAGATCGGAGACCGGACCGAGACGCGACGCCTGACGGTGCTCCGGTAG
- a CDS encoding DUF192 domain-containing protein, giving the protein MRPLFLLAFTLLVTTGCQTEQPPPPPGDGDAETIPFRRDGSLTFSREDGEEIVTIDIEIAEGDSATARGLMDRTSLPEKSGMLFLMPRTQRHSFWMANTPLSLDITFVSPDSAVINTAKYTRPFSSENVSAEGLSRFVVETQAGFTDTWGITAGDRVRWTRD; this is encoded by the coding sequence ATGCGCCCCCTTTTCCTCCTCGCCTTCACGCTCCTCGTCACCACCGGGTGCCAAACCGAGCAGCCCCCGCCGCCGCCCGGTGACGGCGACGCCGAGACGATTCCTTTCCGGCGTGACGGCTCGCTCACCTTCTCCCGCGAGGACGGCGAGGAGATCGTGACCATCGACATCGAGATCGCCGAGGGCGACTCGGCGACGGCGCGGGGGCTGATGGACCGGACCTCGCTGCCCGAGAAGAGCGGGATGCTCTTCCTGATGCCACGCACGCAGCGCCACAGCTTCTGGATGGCCAACACCCCGCTCTCGCTCGACATCACGTTCGTCTCGCCCGATTCGGCCGTCATCAACACGGCGAAATACACCCGCCCGTTCTCGTCGGAGAACGTCTCCGCGGAAGGCCTGTCGCGGTTCGTAGTTGAGACGCAGGCCGGATTCACCGATACCTGGGGCATCACCGCCGGCGACCGCGTCCGGTGGACCCGCGACTAG
- the hemW gene encoding radical SAM family heme chaperone HemW, whose translation MKVKTDSRHDVVLRVPLVVRRSKLVAPLAGLYLHIPFCTRRCIYCDFYVTTTRRLTRPFVDAMRIEIDAYGREYGGREAIETIYFGGGTPSLLPLDEVAMLMREIERHFDTSSAHEVTFEVNPETAGREYLEGLRDLGITRLSVGVQSFFDPDLQFMGRAHDGDEAMRAIEAIEAVGFDSYSVDLIFGVPEQPPERWMANMERAANLGVPHLSTYGLTVEEQTPLAKMVERGTVAPTPDTAMGERFLETMDYLRERGYEHYEISSFGQPGVRSRHNEIYWEHGNYLGFGPSAHSFWRETPSLAGRWANVRNLRQYEALMQQGHRPLDYQERLGADILADEYILLRLRLLRDGLDLDVLAETYGVDLLTEKIDALADLEAGGLIHPIRRSTVRLTDEGALVADAVTAKLLS comes from the coding sequence GTGAAGGTAAAGACGGACAGCAGGCACGACGTAGTTTTACGGGTCCCGCTCGTCGTTCGTCGCTCCAAGCTCGTCGCTCCCCTGGCCGGCCTCTACCTCCATATCCCCTTCTGCACGCGGCGCTGCATCTACTGCGACTTCTACGTCACCACCACGCGGCGGCTGACGCGCCCGTTCGTGGACGCGATGCGGATCGAGATCGACGCGTACGGGCGGGAGTACGGCGGGCGCGAGGCCATCGAGACGATCTACTTCGGCGGGGGCACGCCGTCGCTTCTGCCTCTCGACGAGGTAGCGATGCTTATGCGCGAGATCGAGCGGCACTTCGACACGAGCAGTGCGCACGAGGTGACGTTCGAGGTCAACCCGGAGACGGCGGGGCGGGAGTACCTGGAGGGCCTGCGCGACCTCGGCATCACCCGCCTCTCGGTCGGCGTGCAGTCGTTCTTCGACCCCGACCTGCAGTTCATGGGCCGCGCCCACGACGGCGACGAGGCGATGCGCGCCATCGAGGCCATCGAGGCCGTCGGGTTCGACTCGTACTCGGTCGACCTCATCTTTGGGGTGCCGGAGCAGCCGCCCGAGCGCTGGATGGCGAACATGGAGCGCGCGGCGAACCTCGGCGTCCCCCACCTCTCGACCTACGGCCTGACCGTCGAAGAGCAGACGCCGCTGGCGAAGATGGTCGAGCGGGGGACCGTCGCCCCGACGCCCGACACGGCGATGGGCGAGCGCTTCCTGGAGACGATGGACTACCTCCGGGAGCGCGGCTACGAGCACTACGAGATCTCGAGCTTCGGGCAGCCCGGCGTGCGCAGCCGCCACAACGAGATCTACTGGGAGCACGGCAACTACCTCGGCTTCGGCCCGAGCGCGCACTCGTTCTGGCGCGAGACGCCGTCGCTGGCCGGGCGCTGGGCGAACGTCCGCAACCTGCGGCAGTACGAGGCGCTCATGCAGCAGGGCCACCGGCCGCTCGACTACCAGGAGCGCCTCGGGGCGGATATCCTCGCCGACGAATATATTCTGCTGCGCCTGCGCTTGCTCCGCGACGGCCTCGACCTCGACGTGCTCGCGGAGACCTACGGCGTGGACCTCCTCACCGAGAAGATCGACGCACTCGCCGACCTCGAAGCGGGCGGCCTCATCCACCCGATCCGGCGCAGCACCGTCCGCCTCACCGACGAGGGCGCGCTCGTCGCCGACGCCGTGACGGCAAAGCTGCTCAGCTAG